In the bacterium genome, ACGAAGTCCTTCGCGGCACCAGTCGGCAGAGCCCGCGTGACGAGCGACAACGGCCGGGTGAGCGGGTAGTTCCCGGTGATGACGTTCCTGTCCGTGGGCAGGACGCCCTGGACCGGGACGGTGCGGATCGCCGCGCCGGCACCCGCCTCCCGCACCGCCTGGCCCGACGACACGTAGCCGATCGCCGCGGGGTCGGCGCCCACGGCGGCGATCGTCACGGGGTTGTCCCCGGGCACGACCTTTCCCCGCAGGCGCCCCTTGAGGTCGAAGAACTTCTCGACAAGCTCCGTGACCGGCTTGTCCTGCTCGCGGAGGATGACGGCGATCGGCACGTCCCTGCCGTTGAGCGGACGCCAGGACCCGATCCGCCCCGAGAGGATTCCCGCGATCTGCCCGTGGGAGAGGTCCGCCACCGGGTTCGAGCGGTGCACGATGATGCTCACGCCGTCGCGCGCCATCGGGAACCCGACGAGGTCCTTCTCGTCGCTCCTGAGCGCGCGCGAGACCATGCCGATCTGGGCGCTGCGGTCCCGCACGTCCTTGATGCCGCGGTCCGAGCCGCCGCACTCGACCTCGACCGGGACCTCGGGCCGCACGCCCCGGTACCGCTCCGCGACCGCGGCGATCATCGGACACATCGTGCTGGAGCCGGTGACCCGGAGGGTGCCGCCCGCGGGCCCCTGCGCGAGCACCGGCGCGGACGCCACCCAGAGTCCGAGAGCGGCCAGGGATGCGGCGGTCCAGCGCGGGCCGGGCCGCGCGGACGTGCATGTTCCAGCGTTCACCATGGTCATTCCCATTGGAGGCGACCGTTGCCCGCCGTGCGGGAACCCGCGCCGACGCGCCTCGATACTCGGGCCGGCGTCCGGAAAAGTCAAGCAACGCGCCGCGGGCGCGCGGAGGGCGAGACCGGATAGATCGCGGCGGTTGCAC is a window encoding:
- a CDS encoding phosphate ABC transporter substrate-binding protein, translating into MNAGTCTSARPGPRWTAASLAALGLWVASAPVLAQGPAGGTLRVTGSSTMCPMIAAVAERYRGVRPEVPVEVECGGSDRGIKDVRDRSAQIGMVSRALRSDEKDLVGFPMARDGVSIIVHRSNPVADLSHGQIAGILSGRIGSWRPLNGRDVPIAVILREQDKPVTELVEKFFDLKGRLRGKVVPGDNPVTIAAVGADPAAIGYVSSGQAVREAGAGAAIRTVPVQGVLPTDRNVITGNYPLTRPLSLVTRALPTGAAKDFVTYCLSAKVVDLIERFDFVPYEE